One Setaria viridis chromosome 5, Setaria_viridis_v4.0, whole genome shotgun sequence genomic region harbors:
- the LOC117858253 gene encoding uncharacterized protein, with the protein MNFFSSVFSAPAEEEEGEEQREGEQEGKQEPAAEQSGGGWIFGGLIDTLKEEIEEQRRVNESAAAAEEEEEVQHGAEGAKEEAGSGGGWIFGGLIKTLAEEIEAQRKEQEVIVAAAAEEEGKERERGAEADATADEEGEGSGGGWSFGGLIKTLAEEIEAQRNEQGAAAAVEEEEGERGADAEVAAAEGEEGDEAGEGPDGGWSFGGLVKTFASRSETVLGGYRRDLQDLGSGLRLETAALRAAAARAASALPGALEAGASAASDRLESVGQAVDDLGAAAAGLLSHANEALRSAEGDGEDGDGASRPSDASASGASWRASLPSKKYTRFEAQVLALRADPATFTEEPEDSEGFARWNSSFSIDEVKEQIEGVLRESPGLESFVERLVPSVVDYETFWSRYFFAVDKLRQAEDVRTKLVSRAMSKEEDEELSWDVDDDDEDTNTSDHKEGTNSMVDKKEEKSADPFNHETEGSGKQEAAVGTDSTEDKEVASAEAKDGNGESSVETLTPKSSNGVGQEEKAEAGDSSKESDFSVVSQPSAQEEDLSWEEIEDVGDQDEKKGASPRSSSTNKVEDLRKRLNSVEDDEDLSWDIDD; encoded by the coding sequence ATGAATTTCTTCAGCTCCGTCTTCTCCGCccccgccgaggaggaggagggcgaggagcaGCGGGAGGGGGAGCAGGAGGGCAAGCAGGAGCCGGCGGCCGAGCAGTCGGGCGGAGGGTGGATTTTCGGTGGGCTGATCGACACGCTCAAGGAGGAGATTGAGGAGCAGCGGAGGGTAAATgagtcggccgccgccgcggaggaggaggaggaggtgcagcATGGAGCCGAGGGGGCCAAGGAGGAGgctggctccggcggcgggtggaTCTTCGGCGGACTGATCAAGACGCTCGCTGAGGAGATCGAGGCCCAGCGGAAGGAGCAGGAGGTCATTGTAGCAGCGGCCGCTGAGGAGGAGGGTAAGGAGCGCGAGCGGGGAGCTGAGGCTGATGCGACGGCGgacgaggagggggagggtTCTGGCGGCGGGTGGAGCTTCGGCGGCCTGATCAAGACGCTCGCGGAGGAGATTGAGGCTCAGCGGAACGAACagggcgccgctgctgctgtggaggaggaggagggagagcgaGGAGCCGATGCGGAAGTGGCGGCTgcggaaggggaggagggggatgaGGCCGGGGAGGGTCCAGATGGCGGGTGGAGCTTCGGGGGCCTGGTGAAGACGTTCGCGTCGCGGTCGGAGACGGTGCTGGGAGGCTACCGCCGCGACCTCCAGGACCTCGGGTCGGGGCTCCGCCTCGAGACAGCCGCGctccgggccgccgccgcgcgagcCGCCTCGGCGCTCCCCGGCGCGCTGGAGGCCGGCGCGTCTGCTGCCTCCGACAGGCTCGAGTCCGTGGGCCAGGCCGTCGACGACcttggtgccgccgccgccggcctcctctcgCATGCCAACGAGGCCCTCCGGTCCGCGGAAGGCGATGGTGAGGATGGTGACGGTGCCTCCCGCCCCTCGGATGCCTCCGCTTCAGGTGCTTCCTGGCGTGCCTCCCTGCCATCCAAGAAGTACACCAGGTTTGAGGCTCAGGTCTTGGCGCTGCGCGCTGATCCTGCCACGTTCACCGAGGAGCCAGAGGACTCCGAGGGCTTTGCCAGATGGAATAGCTCGTTCTCAATTGATGAGGTGAAGGAGCAGATAGAGGGAGTGCTCCGAGAAAGCCCTGGACTAGAGAGCTTTGTGGAGAGGCTTGTGCCGTCAGTTGTGGATTATGAGACATTCTGGTCTCGGTATTTCTTTGCGGTCGATAAGCTCAGGCAGGCAGAGGATGTCCGCACCAAACTCGTGAGCAGGGCCATGTcgaaggaggaggatgaagaactCAGTTGGGATGttgatgacgatgatgaagatACAAATACCAGTGATCACAAAGAAGGCACAAACTCCATGGTAGataagaaagaagagaaatcaGCAGATCCCTTTAACCATGAAACAGAGGGCAGTGGGAAACAAGAAGCGGCAGTTGGGACTGATTCGACAGAAGATAAGGAGGTAGCTTCGGCGGAAGCAAAGGATGGTAATGGTGAATCCAGTGTTGAAACATTGACACCAAAGTCGAGCAATGGTGTGGGACAGGAAGAGAAGGCTGAAGCTGGTGACTCATCTAAGGAGAGCGATTTTTCAGTGGTGTCTCAACCATCAGCACAGGAGGAAGATCTTAGCTGGGAGGAGATTGAGGATGTGGGCGATCAAGATGAGAAGAAAGGGGCCAGCCCACGGTCAAGCTCTACTAACAAAGTGGAGGATCTCCGAAAACGTCTTAATTCCGTTGAAGACGATGAGGACCTAAGTTGGGATATTGATGACTAG